A segment of the Capnocytophaga sp. ARDL2 genome:
GATGAAAAAACGGTTTTTGTCCCATGCCCACTATATGGCTTTCGTTGATTCCGGTTCTGAAATTCCCGATAAATTGAATCGATGGATGACGATGAGAAAAATCGCTGTCTGATATAGTATGTTGGCTATTAAATGTATAATTGATTCCAGTGGAAAACGAAAAAGTATTCGTTCCTGTGTTAGGAGCCTTGATAGAACCATTGGAATGATGGATAAAAAGCAATCCCGCTTGCAGACCCCAATTGTAGATGAGTTTGCGTTTTTGGTAGTTGAGCATAAAAAAAGTAGAAGGCATCCAATGACTACCGTAGGCAGTATTTCGGTAATTTGTAAACGCATCAAAAGGGTGTGTTGCATACGAAATGCCTTGAGCTACTTTTAGTTGAAGGTCTCTTTTGTAAAGATAAAACGAATAGTGAGCATACAAGCCTAAGGTGTTGCCCAAAATTTCGTTTTTATTGAATTGACCATGGATAGAAAGTCCCAATTCAGGTTGATTGTATCGCTGATTCCAAGAGTTTTTTTGGAGTTGATGTTGGTCAATCGAAAGTAAAAAACCATTGGAAGGATTGGCAATCAGATGTTGGATGTTTTCGCTGTGAGGTAAGACGGTTCCGTGTAGAAAATGGGTACTTGCAGACCACTGATTTTGCGACCAACACAAGGTAGATACCAACAAAAAAAGCCATGAGTACATTATGGATTTTTTGTGGTATATATAAGTTATAATTTTAAAACAAACCATTGATTTCGGCATCAATACGGTTGATAATTTCACCTAAATCTTCGGGATTTTCAACAAAATCTATTTTGTCTA
Coding sequences within it:
- a CDS encoding acyloxyacyl hydrolase yields the protein MYSWLFLLVSTLCWSQNQWSASTHFLHGTVLPHSENIQHLIANPSNGFLLSIDQHQLQKNSWNQRYNQPELGLSIHGQFNKNEILGNTLGLYAHYSFYLYKRDLQLKVAQGISYATHPFDAFTNYRNTAYGSHWMPSTFFMLNYQKRKLIYNWGLQAGLLFIHHSNGSIKAPNTGTNTFSFSTGINYTFNSQHTISDSDFSHRHPSIQFIGNFRTGINESHIVGMGQKPFFHLSLLGAKKWDDYGSWQLGTEFFWSYSLKELTKFLAVSFPKSKVQPNDDWKRMGVFIGYEWYLNRLSVEGQIGYYVYNPYREGAKAYQRLGLKYYFTQRLQGLFSLKTHTANAEALEFGVGYKLF